TTTGAAAATTTTGCCCAGAAACATCAACACCCCAGTGATTGCGATCGTGAAAATATTTTTGCAAATCATGAGTATTACTAATTTTTTTTACATGTAAACTATCGTTCCCATTTATTGGTTTTGCAATAAATGGAAAACTATTATTTGTTGCAAATTTTATTGCATCTTCTAATGATAAAGCATGAAAGTATTGCGGATTTAATTCGGGTTTAAATTTTTCAATTTCATTTCTCATTTTCAATTTATTTTTTATATTTTCAACCGAATAACTAGAATTACCAGGTAAATTTAAATATTCACATAATTGAGCAGTTTGCACTACAAAAAAATCACTGGTTGTAGTAACAGCTTTAATGCTAAATTTTTGTCGCAATTTATCAGTTTCATGAATTAATTCAGAAATTTTTGTAGTATCTATCTCAACGACACTATCACAATTTTTAAAAATATTTTGCTTATAATTTAATATACTTTTACAAAATAATATTACAAAATATCCAGAATTCTTCGCATAAGCACATGCCACTTCACCTGCACCTGTTTGACTTGCTTCTACAAAAATAATGCATTCCATAAATAACCTCAATAAAAATTGAATCTAAATTTTTTTAAAAATCATATCCCAATATCGACGTGAAACAAGTTCTCGTAACAAAATTCCATCAATTATACATCTAATCTGATAAGGTTTATGTGCTTCAAATTCAGGAAGAATAATATTATTTAACCAAGATTGTGCGTGGTTAATATCCAATTCGGAATGTAGCGCATGATATTCTAAAACTTCTGAAGGAAATCCTAAGCGTTTACCAGCGTTTGCAATACAACCAAATCGAGCTGGAGTTAATGCTTCTAAAAAACTTAAATAACCAATACAGTAATGAAAATAACTTCTAAAATAAGCAAGAAACATCATGTAATTACCACACGACAACGCCTCCCAAAATAAATTTTCTTTTTGGATTTCTTTGATATCTAAAAAATTAGTGAGTTTTTCAAACATTGATAAATGAAAATTATTTAGATTACTTGATCCTAGTTCATCATTAAAATTATTAAAAAACTCCAGCTTTTGAGTTCCTCTTACACCCACTTGAGAAAATGCAATGACATCATCAAAAGAAACATGAACAGAAGCTTCAATTTTTATAAACTCTCTAAATTGCTCATATGTTGCAAAATTTTCGATGTATTCAAATAAAGGATGCGGATATTTTGAATATTTATTTAGCTTTTCTTGAAACCAAATTTTAAATTCATCAATTGTGAGAGGTTTATACGCATTTGAGATTGTATTTAAATCATTTTCCATCTGAGCATTAATAATTTTTTGCTGAATTTTAAACATTATTGGAGAAGTTTCAACACCATCATTATATAAAATATACTTTCTTGATAATATTTCATTTAAGCACAAATGAACTACAAATAAACTATGTTTGTTATTATTTTTATAAGCTTTTAAAAGCTCAACATCTAGAGTTTGTATTAATTTTGATTCAATATTACTGTCATAATCATCAATATTTTTTATATTAACAAATGCTTTTTTAAATAAATTTAAAAAAGCATTTTTACTCAATATATCATTTAATTCATAAGGATAATTCAAAGACAAACCTGCATTATTAGCAGCAAAGATAGACATCAAACTCTCCAATAATAAATTGTTAAATACTATTAGGATCAAACGATTCAAAAAAATCTTTTAGTGACAAAACAACAACTGAACTTAACTTATGCATTAAATCAACAGATTCTTCACCAACAGAAAATCGCAAAAAAGGTGGTGCATTTTCAGCCATTGCTGCTGCCGCAGAAACTCTTGTAACAGAAAATCCAAAACTGACCCCTTTAGTTAAAGGAATTTTTTTATCTTTACAATGTGTTAACAAAATTTCTATAAATGCTTCAAGGCACGATCGATGATTTAACCCTGTTTTTTTTATTGACAATGCAACAACACCTCCTCCATGCTTCCAGTAAAGTTCTTTCCAGTTCTTTGGATAAGAAACATTAATTCTATTTGATAAGTATACATTTTTTTCTATTTCATTTACTAGTATTAAAGAATTTCTCATTAAAATATGCATTCTGTTTATAAATAATTCTCGATTATATTCTGGAAACTTATTGATACTTGATTGATACATAACAGCACCAATATTTCTTCTATGAACATTTAACTTTACAGAATTTTCTTTAGAACATACAATTACTCCAGCCATTTGCAAATCTAATCCAAACTGTAAATATTTGCTGCCACTTTCATAATATAAAATATTTGGATGATTTTTTTCGGAAAATAAATGAAAGATATTTATCCCTCCAGAAATCATTGTTCCATCAATAATGAGCCATTTATTTTTCCAATTTTTAGACTTAATTTTGTCTGCAAAATATTTAAAATCAATAATATTTAATTCTGCTAGGTTTGCCATTGGATCTATAAATATCACATCGGCGTTTTTTTCTTCAATTTCACAAATGATATCATCTAAGTCCCAAGACAAACATTGAGTTACATTAACAAATGACAAACGCTCTAATTGTTCTTGCGCTTCGAAGTATATATATGGAGCGGTTACTACATTTGAATTATTATGCAAAACATTTGATATTAAAAAACTTTCTATTACTGAGTACGCAGCCTGTCCTGATGATACCAATAGTAAATCATTTTCTTCTGGTGAAAATCCTAGGCTAGATAGTAAATTAACCTCAAACTTTTTTAAACTTAAGGAACCATATCTATCATAATTTACACTTGAAGAATTATTCTCTTGCGAATCAAAAAACATAACAAATTGACTTTGTGCATTACTCGCACTGCACCATGATAAACTGCTTCTTAAAAAAGCAAATTCTTGAATAAATAATCTATAAAAATCTCTTATCTCAGATGCATTTTCATTCTCATGATAAACTTTTAAAGAATTTTCAACCATTGATTGAATTCTCTCAAATACATACTGATATGTTTTAAAATTAAAGGATAATCCTTCTAATAAAATATATTCTCTAAACCTAGCAAGTCCTTCTAATAGATTTTTAGCTTTAGCAATTGTAATAAAAAGTAGCTCAGACCAAATTTCTTTTGATTCTTTTGGTAATAAAAAATTTTTTGATAAACCTTGATCAAAATCATTTTCAAAATAATTTTTAGAAATTGTTGTATGATTTTTTTCAATTTCATTTGATAATTTATTTGATTGATGCCCTAAAATTGAGGCTATTCGAGTATTTTTTAAATCTGCAGCAAAACATTTCATTAAAGAAGTAGAAGAAATATTTCCTCCACTAATAATAACTAATATATTTCCTTTTATCCTTGTCGCATCAGGATCATAAAGTAGAGGTGCCAATGCTGTTGCTGCAGCACCTTCGATTAAAATACCCTCATTATGCAATGTTGCAATAACAGTATTTTCAATTTCTGACTCAGAAACTTCAATTTTACTGTTAATTAATGATTCTAAAATTTTACTAAATTCATTGTCTGATTCATCATGCTGAACTGCAAGTCCATCAGCAATAGTAGGAAATACTTCTTTTTGCATTGCCTTTGTAAAATCATCAGAAAAATTACGATTAAAAATTTGAGGATATGTTGCAATAATATTTGAAGAGGGAGAAAAATTTTTAAATACGGTGCCAATTCCAGTTAATAATCCACCGCCCCCCAAAGGAACTAAAACATGATCAAATACAACAGAAGACTGCTCCTGAACTTCTAAAGAAATACTTCCTTGTCCACAAATCACATCTAAATGCGAGTAGGGAGAAATATACTCTGCATTGTATATACTTGCTTGTTGTCTTGCTATTCGACAGGCATCAAATAGATTTTTACCCACAGCTTCTATCTTTACCCCCGTTTGAATCAGACGTCGAACTTTTAAATCTGAAGCATTTGATGGGATAAAAATTGTACAATCTCTCTGTAAAGCCTGAGATGCATATGATATTGCGAGTCCGTGATTCCCAGCCGAAGCAGTAAAGATTTTTTTATTTTTATCTAGTTTTAAAAGAGCATTATAAGCTCCACGAATTTTAAATGAATTTGTCGATTGATTGGATTCGAGCTTGGCCCATACAGTTCTATTTTTATGGCTCAACCAATTTATTTTAACTAGCGGAGTTTTACTAATATAATTTTTTAAAGTTACGTAATCATCATGAATTTTATGAAATAAATATTCTAAGCTTCGGTGAATCTCATTTTTCATAATAAACATCCTTGTTATGAAAATCGTAAATATTCAATTTTAGTGTTATTTAACAAATTATTTGTAATTTTTCAATAAAATTAAAAATAAAGATTAAATTTTTTATTTTATTTGTAAATGATCACTTGTCAGGCGTAGTATATAATTAATTAAACCTATTTGTCAATATTAAATAATAAGTAAATTAAATTTTTTTTCTTAATTAAAAATTGGTATGCTATCATTTATTAATTTTTTTTCGACAAAAAAACTAAATATTTTAGGATTATATCAATATAGAAAATAATTATTTGAAATTAATATTTCTTATAATCATGCATAATAAAAACATTTTATTTAAATTTAATTAAACAAATAAAATTAAATTATTTTTAATTTGTTAAAAATGTTTATAAAATTTAATTTTTCACTTAAAAAATTCTCTATGACTATAGTTGCTCATCATGTAGCATATGTGGATATTTTTTTATGCTACACTATTTGTTTTAAAAAAAAGTAACAAACATAGAAAAAAAACTCAATTTTTAAAGGAAGTCTTATGCTTTATAAAAATTATGTAATGATATTTATCATAAATATTTTTGTAAATACAAATTTATATCCCTATTTTAACAAAACTTTTGTTTACTGTGCATCGCGATACAATAATAATTGGTTTTGGCTTAAAGATGAATACGGAAGATATCAAACATTATCAGGTGACTGGAAAATAAAGACATTTTGTGGTTTTCAGTTTAGTTACTTTTTAATTAAAAAACCAAGTCTTTATAAAGTTAATAAACTTGCTCAAATGTGTGTTAACAACTATGGTGAAGATTATGATATTATACAACCGGCAGATACAAGCTTTTTTAAATATTGGTACCCTTTTGCAATTACAGATGATAAATATTTAAATGGAAAAATTGAGATTTCGTTTTACTATGATACAAGCAATAATTACATAAAATATACTTATAATGCCAATTAATAGTTGAGAAAAATCAATTAGAATTTGAATAAGTAGTTAAACAGGCAGGCAGAAAATCGTCCGAAAACATGGACGATAAGGCCTTTAGTCGATCGAACTTTTGATGCGATTTGAATACCGCTGGATTCAATTAACCAGTTAAAAAGGATTTCAATGGACTGCCGAATAGAGCTAACAGATTTAGAATAAACTTTCTCATCACTAGAAAGAGTTTTTTTATTCCGAGAGAGTTTAATTGGTGTGTGTAATTTAGAGTTTATTTGATTCAAGTTTTTTTTAGTTGATTTGTCACAGTAAGCACGATCGGCAAAGATTTGCGAATGTTTGAAGTTTAAAAGATCATTCTTAACAGCAGTTAAGTCGTGAGTTGCGGCGGGTGTGATTTTAAAATCAATAGGTGCGGCAAGTTTTTTATTTTGAAACAAAGCAGCGAGATGAAGTTTTAACCCATAGTAAAATTTATCTTTTGAAGAGCAATAGCCAATAGCAGAAATATCGTTTGCAGTATTGCACTTGTGCGCCCGAAAACCAGTTGTGAGTATAATAGGTAAAGAGTCAATAAGAATAAAAGGTTTGGATTTTGTTTTAGGGATTTTAAATTTATTATTTTTTAAAATAAAGTTTGCAAGTTCAGGAAAGAGTTTACTTAAGCTATTAAGTCTTGACAAAAATCCTTCATAAGAAGGCAAGTGAGGAAACCAGTTTGGAATAAAATTTTTAGTGAAGTTAAAAATAGCTTTTATATTTTTTTGTTTCATTAAAACTCCAAAGATGTAAATAGTGGTGACTTCTTGGTCTGTGAACGAGGGATTTGAGTTTGGACTAATTTTTAAAAAAGAGGTTGGAGAGAGTTGAGAAAAGAAATCGCAGGTAGTAAGGTATACAGTGATGAGTTGGCTCTGCCAGTCCATTGGTAGCTCCTTTGTTAATTTTGTTTGTGCAAAAATTATTTAACAAATTGGAGCTATTTCTTCAAGCCTCACAATAACTTTCTCAACTATTAACTGGCATTTATATTTACGATAGCAGAAAAAATTTAACTAAAGTTTTAACTCCCTTTAAAGACATTAAAAAATCAGTATACAATTATTATCTTACAAAAATTAAAAAAAACATTTTTATTAACTATGACAAATGCTTTGAAGATAATGGTAAATATTAAACGGTTATTTTTAAAACATCATGATTATCTTCTAAAAATTTATGTAAAGTATTAGAAATAATATAACTAGATAATGAAAAAAATTCTTTATAATTAAAGTTTTCTTTTTTTTCTTTTTCTAACAATTCTAATTCCAAGTTTGAAATTAAAGTGACTATTTTTATTAATTCAAATTTTGAAAAATCATCTTTTAATTGCTGCAAAACATTTTTTCCTTGAGAAATATTTTCACAATCCAATAGTATTACGTTACTTTCAATTATTTCTTTTAAAAACAAATCAAATTTAGACCTATTTCTAATAATATTTATTAAAATTGAATTATTTCTATTTTTTTCTTCGTGTTTTTTCTGTAAATTAATTTGATCTGTTACATCAGAAGCTTGAATAATCAATTTTTCTGGAATTTTATTTTTATCAAGAACTGCTGTATATTTTAGCTTTACAATTTTATTATTTTTTATTTTTACAATTTCTGGTAAAATTACAAATAAAGAATCAATATCAAATATACCAGAGAAATACTGTTTTATAGTTAAAAAAATTAATTCAGATTTTTCAATATTATTTTCAAAAATTATATCTTCAACTTTTTTTCCTGAGATATCTGTATTAAAAATTGAAAAACAAGATTTTGATACAACATCACTTATTATTAAATCTTTATTAATAATAAAATAACCCTCATTAATATTGTCTAATATTTCTTTAACTTTATTTTTTTCTTCAATAAATTTTCTTTCAGAAAAAATATAATAAGAATTAATTGTATAATATATTTCTAAAAGCAATACTTCTCCTGTTATTAATTGCGCTTCTGCAACCAAAGCAGGATCGTTAAATATTTTTAGCCATATTTTACTTAAAATAAAACCTAGATTACCTATTGCAGACATATAAATATCAGTTGTAATTCCTCTTAGGTAATGAACGTAACCAATTTTTAATTTTTCTATATAATATCTTTCGTCAAATGGACCCAAAAACAAATATTGAAAATAATTAGTGTTTAATTTTTTAAGATATTCAATTTCTTCTTGATTCTTAAAATATTTTTTTGCATTCTCATTATTAAGATTAAATTCATAAAATTCATTAATAATATTTTCTATATTTTCTTTAATATATGGAGATAATTTTTTTGCTTTTTCTTTAACATTTTCATTAAAATTTATTGCTTTTTCAAATTTTGAAATACTATTGTCTAAAAAATATTGGCTCACAAATAAACTGAACTCATCCTGTGTATTCATCATAACTCCTTAAATTCATCTAATTGTATTTTTTTATACTGTTTGTACCAATATTGTTAATTATTAATATACAAATTTTTTAAATTTATATAAAATCATAAAAAATATCAAACTTAACCATTGGATGTTTTATTACACTAGATGTTGATTATATACCACAGTTTTTAAAGAGTTTGTATAATTTGGAAAATGAAATTTAAATAAAATTTTTGCTATATCTAACGAAAATGAATTTGGGCGATAATGACCAGAATTATTATTAATTTTTGTAAATTTATTTATATTATGATCATAGTAAACCTGTCCAGCAGCTATTACTGGTTGGTAATTATTAAGCGATGCATGAGATGCAATTGCGTACCCATCTGTAGTCAGATTCTGGTATTTTTCTCCATTTATTTTGACAATTTCATTATCAAAACCTAAAATAATTTCTCCAGATTCATTAATAACATAACGAAAAACATGGTAATTCTTATATTGTTTTATTTTAGAAATACTTAACATGATCGG
This region of Spirobacillus cienkowskii genomic DNA includes:
- a CDS encoding iron-containing redox enzyme family protein, translated to MSIFAANNAGLSLNYPYELNDILSKNAFLNLFKKAFVNIKNIDDYDSNIESKLIQTLDVELLKAYKNNNKHSLFVVHLCLNEILSRKYILYNDGVETSPIMFKIQQKIINAQMENDLNTISNAYKPLTIDEFKIWFQEKLNKYSKYPHPLFEYIENFATYEQFREFIKIEASVHVSFDDVIAFSQVGVRGTQKLEFFNNFNDELGSSNLNNFHLSMFEKLTNFLDIKEIQKENLFWEALSCGNYMMFLAYFRSYFHYCIGYLSFLEALTPARFGCIANAGKRLGFPSEVLEYHALHSELDINHAQSWLNNIILPEFEAHKPYQIRCIIDGILLRELVSRRYWDMIFKKI
- a CDS encoding threonine ammonia-lyase: MKNEIHRSLEYLFHKIHDDYVTLKNYISKTPLVKINWLSHKNRTVWAKLESNQSTNSFKIRGAYNALLKLDKNKKIFTASAGNHGLAISYASQALQRDCTIFIPSNASDLKVRRLIQTGVKIEAVGKNLFDACRIARQQASIYNAEYISPYSHLDVICGQGSISLEVQEQSSVVFDHVLVPLGGGGLLTGIGTVFKNFSPSSNIIATYPQIFNRNFSDDFTKAMQKEVFPTIADGLAVQHDESDNEFSKILESLINSKIEVSESEIENTVIATLHNEGILIEGAAATALAPLLYDPDATRIKGNILVIISGGNISSTSLMKCFAADLKNTRIASILGHQSNKLSNEIEKNHTTISKNYFENDFDQGLSKNFLLPKESKEIWSELLFITIAKAKNLLEGLARFREYILLEGLSFNFKTYQYVFERIQSMVENSLKVYHENENASEIRDFYRLFIQEFAFLRSSLSWCSASNAQSQFVMFFDSQENNSSSVNYDRYGSLSLKKFEVNLLSSLGFSPEENDLLLVSSGQAAYSVIESFLISNVLHNNSNVVTAPYIYFEAQEQLERLSFVNVTQCLSWDLDDIICEIEEKNADVIFIDPMANLAELNIIDFKYFADKIKSKNWKNKWLIIDGTMISGGINIFHLFSEKNHPNILYYESGSKYLQFGLDLQMAGVIVCSKENSVKLNVHRRNIGAVMYQSSINKFPEYNRELFINRMHILMRNSLILVNEIEKNVYLSNRINVSYPKNWKELYWKHGGGVVALSIKKTGLNHRSCLEAFIEILLTHCKDKKIPLTKGVSFGFSVTRVSAAAAMAENAPPFLRFSVGEESVDLMHKLSSVVVLSLKDFFESFDPNSI
- a CDS encoding IS982 family transposase — encoded protein: MDWQSQLITVYLTTCDFFSQLSPTSFLKISPNSNPSFTDQEVTTIYIFGVLMKQKNIKAIFNFTKNFIPNWFPHLPSYEGFLSRLNSLSKLFPELANFILKNNKFKIPKTKSKPFILIDSLPIILTTGFRAHKCNTANDISAIGYCSSKDKFYYGLKLHLAALFQNKKLAAPIDFKITPAATHDLTAVKNDLLNFKHSQIFADRAYCDKSTKKNLNQINSKLHTPIKLSRNKKTLSSDEKVYSKSVSSIRQSIEILFNWLIESSGIQIASKVRSTKGLIVHVFGRFSACLFNYLFKF
- a CDS encoding protoglobin domain-containing protein: MNTQDEFSLFVSQYFLDNSISKFEKAINFNENVKEKAKKLSPYIKENIENIINEFYEFNLNNENAKKYFKNQEEIEYLKKLNTNYFQYLFLGPFDERYYIEKLKIGYVHYLRGITTDIYMSAIGNLGFILSKIWLKIFNDPALVAEAQLITGEVLLLEIYYTINSYYIFSERKFIEEKNKVKEILDNINEGYFIINKDLIISDVVSKSCFSIFNTDISGKKVEDIIFENNIEKSELIFLTIKQYFSGIFDIDSLFVILPEIVKIKNNKIVKLKYTAVLDKNKIPEKLIIQASDVTDQINLQKKHEEKNRNNSILINIIRNRSKFDLFLKEIIESNVILLDCENISQGKNVLQQLKDDFSKFELIKIVTLISNLELELLEKEKKENFNYKEFFSLSSYIISNTLHKFLEDNHDVLKITV